GAAGAGTGATGCGTCGAGATCGAAGCCGCCGCCTGGTCGCCCTGACGCCTCTGGCCCTTGCCGTCGCGCTTTCCGCCCAGGCCCAGGAACCAGGGGCCCAGGAGCCAGCAGCACAGCCGCCGGCCGGCGATGAGGCGCTTTCCGCCCTTGCCGAACTGGAGGCCGCCGCGGAGCAGTCTGCACAGCGCCCGCTGCCGCAGCTGCCGCTGCTGGTCGAGCGAGCCATGCAGAACGATGTTGACCTCTCTCGCCAGCGCTATGAGCTGCAGGCCAGTGAGCGCGAGATCGACAAGGCCTGGGCTCAGCTCAAGCCGCAGCTGTCGGCCAGTGCCAGCTATCAGTATCAGCAGGGCGACAACTACTACACCGACAACCCCAGCTATGACCCGTCCAATGAGCGCGTCGACCCGGATAACGAGGCGCGCTACGAGGGCACCACACGCGACACCCTGTGGCAGGTCAGTCTCAGCCAGCCACTGTTCAGCCTGGAGCGTTGGCGCGGGGTGGATCGTGCCGAGCAGCAGGTGGATGCCGCCGAGCTGGACCTGGCCCTGGTCGAGCGCGATCTGGCCCTGTCGGTCAGCGAGGCCTACCTCAACGCCTTCACCGCCTCCCGCAAGCTGGCCACCCTCAATGCCCAGCAAGAAGCGCTCGACCTCCAGGTTCGCCAGGCCCAGCGTGCTTATGAGCTGGGGGTCGGCGATCGCATCAACCTGCTGGAGGCGCAGTCGCGATTCGACCAGGCCATCGCCGATGCCGTGCAGGCCGAGAACGAGCTGGATGACGCCCTCAGCGAGCTCGAGCGCCTCACCGGCCTGCGTCCCGATTTCGGAGAGGCCCAGCTCGGCGAGGTGGATGACGTAAGCCTGGATGAGCTGGCTCGGGATGAGCAGGAGTGGCTGGCCTCCATCGGTAATAACCTTGACGTCTTGCGCGCCCAGGCCGAGCAGGCCATCGCACGCAGCGACACCCGGGTGAGGCGCAGCGGCTACTACCCCGAACTCAACCTCAACCTCAGCTACAGCGATCGTGCCTCCAACGACCCGTTTCGGGAGAGCCAGGATGCACGGGCCAGTGTCCAGCTGGAGGTGCCGATCTATCGGGGTGGCTATACCACCGCCAATGTCGAGCAGGGCGAGCTGAGCGCCATGGCGGCGCAGGAAGCGCTGGACAACCAGCGTAATCTCACCGCCCAGGAGGTGCGCAGTCGTCTGCGTTCGCTGAACGGCAACAGCCGACGCATGGAAGCCCTCAAGCAGGCCATCGAGTCCAGCCAGCTGTTCCTCGAGGCCGCCGAGCGTGGTGAACAGCTTGGCCTGCGTGACCTGGTCGATGTGCTCGACGCCCGCTCCAGCCTCTACGATCAGCGCATTCAATTCATCGATACCCTTGGCCGCTATGCTCAGGACCGCCTGGCGCTGGAAGCCGCCATCGGCAACCTGGGCACCGACGACCTTCAGCAGACCATGCGGCTACTGGCGCAGGTCGTGCCGACCGACTGACGAGGAGCCCGGGCATGGCAAGCGCATCCGCCGCGAGTGACTGGCTGCGTCGCGGCATGCGCAGCTTCGATGCCACCATCGCGCTGGCGGTGTCATGGCTCACCATGCATGCCATGCCCTACCTCGATCACACCCAGGGGGTGGAGTATCCGCTGCTGATCGTGGTGGGCAGCCTGTTGCTACCCGCCTGCGGGGAGTTGCTTGGCCTCTATCGCCCCTGGCGCGGGCGCAGCCTGTTCACCATGCTCGGCGTCTATGCCGCGGGGTGGCTGCTGACCATCACCATCATCAGCCTGTTCCTGGTGGTCACCCACAGCGCGACCGTCTACTCACGCGCCTGGATGGGTGCCACCGCGCTGGGTGTGCTGGGGGTAGGTGCCCTGCTGCGTAGTGTGCTCTATCTGGTGTTGCGCCGCATTCGGTCCCGTGGACGTAACCTCAAGCGGGTGCTGGTCATCGGCACACCCGAGAACATCGCGCGCATCCAGCAGCGTCTCGACCAACAGCCCTTCTTGGGCTACCGCATTACCCGCTCCCTCGATGACCACGCCGGCGAGGGGGACACCCACTTCAAGAGCGTTGAGGAACTGGTCAGGCGCAGCATCTTCAGCCGCGATTTCGATGAAGTCTGGCTCGCCTACCCGCTGGCTGAGGGCGAGCGCGTCAAGCGACTGGCCGGCGCCCTGCAGGCGATGCCGGTAGATGTGCGGTATTTCCCCGACCTCAGCGATGTTCGTCTGCTCAACCACCGTGTCACCCAGGTGGCCGACATGTTCTCGCTAGACCTGAACCGCTCGCCGCTGGGTGGACCCATGCGCTGGGTCAAGGCCGTCGAAGACAGGCTGCTGGGTGCCATACTGTTTATCATGTTCTTGCCTGTCATGCTGATCATCTACGCTTTGGTGCGCTGGAAGATGGGAGGGCCGGTGCTCTTCAAGCAGTACCGACATGGCCTCGACGGTAAACTCTTTCGCATCTATAAGTTTCGCACCATGGTGCATCACCCTACGAAAGGTACTCCACAGGCGCGGCCTGGTGACCCAAGGGTGACGCCGCTCGGCAGCTTTTTACGACGCACAAGCCTGGATGAGTTGCCACAACTCTATAATGTACTGCAGGGGCGTATGTCACTGGTGGGCCCTCGCCCGCATGCAGAAGGGCACAATGAATATTATAAGGATGAGATCGACATCTACATGCAGCGGCATCGGGTCAAACCCGGCATGACCGGTTGGGCGCAGGTCAATGGGTTGCGCGGCATCACCCAAGACATCAGTATCATGCGCAAACGAGTCGAATATGACCTTTACTACATAGACAACTGGTCGCTTGCCTTCGATATCAAGATCCTTTTCATGACGGTGTCACGCGGCTTTATCAACCATCAGCCGTGAACCAGTGGAACTTTACGTATGATGACCGACCAGCGTGACACTCTGCTACAGGCCGGCCTCTACATCCTGCTGCTGGCGTCGCTGATGCTGGGCGGTGTCGAGCTCCTGCTGCTCTCCCCCTGGAGCCGCACAAGCACCTTGCCACAGCTCATGTCTGCCGGCTTTGCCGCCAGCATCATCCTGATCAGCCTGGGGCTTCTTGCGGTGGCCTGTGGCCGGCCCGCCGTGCAGCGTGCCCTGAGCCTGGTGCTGGCGCTGTATGCCCTGGCGCTCGGTCTGCTGGTGGCCACCGGCGAGCCTTCCTGGTGGATCGACTCCTCGCGTGTCGCCCTGGGCATCATTCCGCTGCTGCTGAGCCTCGCCTGGGCCGTCTGGTGCCCGCCGGATACTCCCGCTCGGCGGCGCATCTGGGGCCTGGTGGCGTTGGGCTGTCTCGTGCTGGGCGCTGCCGCCTTCCTGCGCTCGCTCACCGGCTGGTATGTCACGCCGGGTGAGCTTCAGGGCAACGGCTGGCTGATGCATATCGCCCTGGTGGTGCTGGGAGTGGGCATGATCACCCTGTTGCAGATCCGTACCCGGCCGCGCCTGCGGCTGCCGGAATCGGCCATCGTCGTCGGTATCATCGCCGTGGCCTTCAGCCTGCTGGGTTGGCTGGGGGCAGGCTGGCTAGTGGCCTATGCGGCGGGGCGCCCCGAGGAGTGGCAGCAGTGGCTGGTGGTTTATCACAGCTCCGGCATCCTGCCGGCGTTGCTGGGGCTGAGCGGGCTATGGTTCTCCTACCATCTGGTGGTCAACCGTGCCCTGCTGATCGGGCGCGTCACCCAGGCGCGGCGTCTCGAGCTCAGCGAACAGCGCTTCCGCTCGCTGTTCAGCCAGAGCCCGGATGCCGTCTTCGCCCTTGACCCCAAGGGCCGCCTCACCGATGCCAACCCCACCGCCGTCGCCCTCATGCGGCTGGACAAACCCGCATGGCAGGGCCAATACGTTGGCGACCTGCCCATGCTCGAGGCCGCCGAGCCCTGCGAGCGTGAGGCCCTGACCGCCGCCTTCCGTCGCACGCTGGAGGGCCAGGCCACCGAGCAGGTGTTAAGGCTTGCCTCGCCCCGCGGCCGGCGCGTCTTCTCGGTGACGCTGATGCCGATCCTGGTGCGTGGTGGGGTAGAAGGGGCCTTCAGCGTGGTCAAGGACCTCACCGAACGCGTGCACACCGCCGAGCGCCTGCGCCTGCTGGAGCGTAGCATCGAGGCCAGCCACAATGCGGTGATGATCGTCGATGCCCGTCACCCCAACTACGCCATCACCTACGTCAATCCTGCCTTCACCCGCATGACCGGCTTCGTCGAGAGCGAGATCCTCGGGTCTTCACCCGAGGTGCTGCGGGGTCGCGGCACCCGCGACATCGACGTCACGCGCATCTGCCAGGCCCTTGACGGCGGCGAGCCCCTGGGGCTGACCCTGCGCACCCATCGCCGCGACGGCCAGCCCTTCTGGAATCAACTCTACCTCTCGCCGGTTACCGACGAGGGCGGCACCCTGACGCACTTCGTCGGCATCATGAGCGACGTCACCGAGCACAAGGAGCAGCAGAACCAGCTTGCCTACCAGGCTACCCACGACACCCTCACCGGGCTGCTCAACCGCGCCACCCTCAACAAGCGTTTGAGCCGCGCGCTCAACCAGCCCCGTAACGCCACGACCCAACTGGCGGTGATGTTCATCGACCTGGACGAGTTCAAGCCCATCAACGACACCCTGGGTCACCAGGTGGGCGACGAGATGCTGGTGCAGGTCGCCACGCGCCTCAACCAGGAGCTGCGCGGTGGTGACCTGCTGGCGCGTATCGGTGGCGACGAATTCATCCTGTTGCCGAGCCCGCTGGAATCCGTGCGCCACGTCGAGGCCCTGGCCGAGCGCCTGCTGCGCGTGCTGCGCCGCCCCTTCAGCGTGCACGGCCAGCTGCTCCACGTCACCGCCAGCATCGGCATCAGCCTCGCCCAGGACCCCGCCAGCGACCCCGAGCGACTCATCCAGCAGGCCGATATGGCCATGTACAAGGCCAAGCAGTGGGGGCGCAACACCTACCAGTTCTTCAGCGACGACCTCGACACCGCCCTGGTTCAGCGTGTCACCCTGCGCAACGAGCTGCAGCGGGCCATGGAGCACGACCAGCTCGAGGTGCATTACCAGCCGCAGGTGGATGCCCAGGGCCAGGCGGTAGGCGTGGAGGCGCTGGTGCGCTGGCAGCACCCCGAGCGTGGTCTGGTGCCCCCGGCCGACTTCATCCCCCTGGCCGAGCAGACGGGGCAGATCGTCATGCTCGGCAACCTGGTGCTGGAACAGGCGTGCCGCGATGCCGCCGCCTGGCATCGCCAGGGCTGCCTGCCCGGGCGCATCTCGGTCAACCTCTCGCCCACCCAGTTTCACCGCGGTGGCTTCCTCGAGCACCTGCAGACGCTGCTGGCCGCCACCCAGCTGCCCGGCAGCTGCCTGGAGATGGAAATCACCGAGAACAGCCTGCTTCAGGACACCGAGTCCGCCATCGGCGTCTTGCAGGCCCTCACCGAGCTGGGCATCGCCACCGCCATCGACGACTTCGGCACCGGCTTCTCCAGCCTCAGCTACTTGAGCCGGCTGCCCATCGACAAGATCAAGATCGACCGTACCTTCATCGAGGCGCTCGCCGATAGCCCTCGCGATGCCGCCATCTGTCGGGCCATCGTGCATCTGGCCAGCGAGATGTCGCTGCGCCTGGTTGCCGAGGGCATCGAAACCGCCGACCAGTTCCAGGCGCTTGAGGCCATGGGCTGCCCGGCCTATCAGGGTTACTACTTTGCCCGCCCGATGACGGCCCCGGCGATGCAGGCCTTCCTCAAGCGGCGCACGCTGACCGCCTCCTGAGCGCAGGCCGAGCGCTACCCGCTCACCACTCCTAAGCCCAGTCGCGAAGTGGTATCATCCTGCGCCATCGATTCACGCCACTGTCAGGCCGTGGCTTCGCCCGGCAAGGAGCGCCCGTTGCCCACTCCCACAAGGAACGCCCCGCTAACGCCCGTGATCCTCTCCGGGGGCAGCGGCTCGCGGCTGTGGCCGCTCTCCCGCGAGCACTACCCCAAGCAGTTCCAGTGTCTCAACCGTGACGACGTAAGCCTGCTCCAGGAAACTGTTTTGCGCCTGCACGGCGAGACGGGCAGCGCCCCGCCGCTGGTGATCTGCAATGCTGCCCATCGCTTCCTGGTCGCCGAACAGCTCCAGCAGATCGGCTGCACGCCTCAGCGCATCCTGCTCGAGCCCTGCGCGCGCAACACCGCCCCGGCGGTGGCGCTGGCCGCGCTGCAGGCCGCACCCGAGGCGCTGCTGCTGGTAATGCCCGCCGACCACGCCATCGACGACCTCGATGCCTTCCGTGCCGCGGTGGAGAGTGGCAGCGTCCTGGCCGAAGCCGGCCGGCTGGTCACCTTCGGCATCACCCCCGAGCGCGCCCACACCGGCTACGGTTATATTCGCCGTGGCGAGGCGCTGGGGGAGGGCGGCTACCGCGTCGACGCCTTCGTCGAGAAGCCCGATGCCGAACGCGCCCGCAGCTACCTGGAAAGTGGCGACTACCTCTGGAACAGCGGCATCTTCCTGTTTCGCGCCGAGCGCTTCCTCGCCGAACTGGAGCGCCTGGCGCCGGCCATGCTGACAGCCTGTCGTGCCGCCCTGGCAGCGGGGCGCGAGGACCTCGACTTCCTGCGCGTGGACGCCGAGGCCTTCGCCGCCTGCCCCAGCGACTCCATCGACTACGCCGTGATGGAGCATACCCGGGAGGCTGCCGTGGTTCCCATGGCCCCGGGTTGGAGCGATATCGGTGCCTGGGATGCAGTCCATGAACTCCAGAGTCGTGACGCTCCGGACGGCAATGCAGTGCATGGCGACGTTCTGCTACATGCCACGCGCAACAGCCTGGTACACAGTCATTCGCGACTGGTGGCTACAGTGGGCGTGGATGACTTGGTGGTGGTGGAGACCGAGGATGCCGTGCTAGTGGCCGATCGCCACGCCACCCAGGACATCAAGCGCATCGTCGAACGCCTCAATCAGGCCGGACGCAGCGAGTCCCGAGCCCTGCCCCAGGTCTATCGCCCCTGGGGGCACTATCGCACCCTGGCGCTCACCGAAGGCTTCCAGGTCAAGGAAATCGTGGTCAACCCCGGCCAGCAGCTCTCGCTGCAGATGCACCACCACCGCGCAGAGCATTGGGTCGTGGTACAGGGGACTGCCAAGGTCACCCAGAGCCAGGGTCACGGTGATACCGAACAGCTAAGCAGTTTTCTGCTCTGTGAAGACGAATCGACCTATATCCCCCAGGGCACCCTGCACCGCCTGGAAAACCCCGGGGTCATACCGTTGCGCCTTATCGAAGTGCAGACCGGTAGCTACCTCGGCGAAGACGATATCGTGCGTTTCGACGACGCCTATGGTCGCTCATGACCTGCCGGCAGCAGCGAGAAGCTAGTATCGAACAGGAGGGGTGGCAGCCGCCGGCTGCACCTAGGGTTGCTATTGTTCACGACTGGCTGGTGACCTGGGCAGGTGCGGAAAAGGTCCTTGATATCCTGCTGGCACGCTTCCCCCATGCCGAGTTGTTCACTACCGTCTGCTTTCTGGATGAAACGCAGGTAACGGCGCTACGCGGTCGCACCATCCGCACCAGCTTTATCCAGCGCCTACCGGGGGCGCGTCGTCACTACCGCCGCTATCTGCCGCTGATGCCCCTGGCGGTGGAGCAGTTTGACCTCAAGGGCTTTGACCTGATCCTGTCGAGCAGTCACGCCGTGGCCAAGGGGGTCATTCCGGATCCCGGAGCGGTGCATGTTTGCTACTGCTACAGCCCCATGCGCTACGCCTGGGACATGCAGCATCAATATCTGCGCCAGACTGGCGCCCGGGGCCTCAAGGGGGCGCTGATGCGTTGGCAGCTGCATAAGCTGCGCCTGTGGGACTTTGCCAGCGCCCAGCGCGTCGACCACTTTATCGCCATCTCGCACTATATCCAGCGGCGCATCGAGCGCTTCTATCGACGTGAGGCTGAAGTCGTCTACCCCCCCGTCGAGACGGACCGCTATCGCCATGATCGTCCCAGGGAAAACTTCTACCTGGCGGCGTCACGGTTGGTGCCCTACAAACGCCTGGACCTGGTCATCGAGGCCTTCAACCGGATGCCTGAGCGAGAGCTGATAGTGATCGGCGACGGCCCGGAGCGACGTCGACTCGAAGCACTGGCCGGTCCCAATGTCAGTCTGTTGGGCTACCAGGAAGATGCTGTGCTGATCGACCATCTCGAGCGGACCCGTGCCTTCGTGTTCATGGCCGAGGAGGATTTTGGCATCCTCCCGGTGGAGGCCCAGGCCGCCGGCGCGCCTGTCATCGGTTATGGCGTCGGAGGCGTGGCCGAGACGGTTATCGACGGCGTGACCGGGGTTCACGTCCCGCGCCAACAGGCAGGCGCGCTTTGCCAGGCGGTAGACATGTTCGAGGGGCGTCAGACCGAGGATCCTGGCGCCTTTCCGTCGCTCGCGTGTCGTGAAAGCGCTTTGCGCTTCGCTCGGAGCGTCTTCGACGCGGAACTGGGCAAGCATCTCGATGAGTGGCTGCCTCAGGCCCCGTATGCTCCCCCTTTCAGCGATGCCAACAGCGCCTCGGCAGACCTCTGCCAGTCATAGTATGCGGCGCGCGCGATGCCCTGCCTTCCCAGCCGTCGACGGGCCTCGGCATCCTCCAGCGCCGTCTCGAGTACGGCCCGAATGCTTTCGGTCTCGCCCGGCTCGACCAGGAACGCCGACTCGCCGGTGATTTCGTGCATGGAGGTGTTGCGGCTGGTCAGTACCGGCACGCCGCAGGCCATCGCCTCTACCACCGGCATGCCGAATCCTTCGTACAACGAGGGGTAGGCCATCAGGCCGGCGCTGGCGGTGATCAGGGGAAGGTCCTGCTGCGCCACATAGCCGAGTCGCAGCAGTTCGCCACGGGCTTCGAGTCGCCGCAACTCCTGGCTTAGTGAGGTGTCGTTCCAGCCCTTGGCGCCCACGCAGACCAGCGGCCACTCCCTCCTCAGCGCTCCGGGCAGGGCGGCGTAGGCCTGGGCGAGGCGCTCCAGGTTCTTGCGTGGTTCCAGGGTCCCGACGCTGAGGATATAGCGCGGTGGAAGGCCTAGTCGTTGCCGCACCGCGTCCCGGGTGGCGGCCTCCAGCGGGCGGAAGGCGGCAGCCGCGGCCGGTGGTGCCACCGCAATATCCGCCTCTTGCAGCCCGGCGTAGACGGCGATCTCGCGGCGCATGGTACGGGAGATGGTCACGATGGCATCGGCGTGGCGCAGGGTATGGTCGATCTGGCGTCTCAGGTAGGCGATCCGTGCCGGCGGGTGAGAGGCCCGCACGGCCAGATGGGAGAGGTCGTAGACCGTGGCCACGCGTCGGCCGGCAAACGGCATCAGCTCGAGTCCCGGCTCCCAGTACACATGGTCGGCGTAACGGCGCGTCAGGCTGGCGAATCGCAGAGTGCGAAGCCGATGGCGCAGCCCGTAGCTACCCGGTATCCGGCGCAGCCGCTGGCGCAGCGCAGCGGACCCGCCGCCCCCGGCAAGGGCCGGGTCCCCGGTCGGTGGCCAGTCGTGCAATTGAGCGCCGTCGAGCCATCGGCTACGATACAGCCCTCGAAAGGCCTCCACCTCGGGGTGCCCCGCCAGGCGAGCGGCCAGCTGTTTCGTGTAGTGGCCGATCCCCGTCAAGGGGGGCTGCAGGCAGTCAAGGTTGGTCAGCAGCTTCATGGCGGCGAAGGTTACCTCATCGATATATGACGCGCGGCGCCAGGGGATTGCCGTTATCACCAAGGAGACGACAGTGTCGGAACGCCACGCCACCCGGCCCTTCCTGGTCGACAACAACCCGCGGCTCGACATCGCGGTGCTGGAGCGGCGCCTGGAGGAACTCCTCGCCGAGTGCCCGACCCTGCCCGCCGCGCCGCGGCCGCTGCCCAGCCTGCAGCCCGCCGTCAGGCCGTCAGCGCTGCGCCGGCTGTTGATTCGACTCAAGGCCAGCTATCTGATCAGCCAGTGGCTGCCGCGTCACCCCGGACTCTACCGTCGCGCGCGGACACTCTATCACTGGCTCAGAGGGATTGCCGGGCGCCGCTAATGCCTCGATCAGTCGCCGGGTGTTGCGCCGCCGCGCCTCGTCGACCAGATGGAAGTCGGTATCGAACATGTCCTCCGCCGGGTACATGAAGTCATAGGGCCGCCCCCGATAGGTCAGGCCGTGGCGGGCTGCCTGTTCCGGCAGTGTCGAATAGAAGCGCCGTTCCACCGGATCCTCCCGGTAGTGGGGGTGGAACAGGAAGGCCGGCGGTACCAGCACCAGGCAGGCACCGCGGTCTTGCAGTCGCTCCTGGAAATGTCGCAGCAGTGCCCAGCCGGGGGCATTATCTGCGTGGTCTGCACCGTACTGGCGGGGCGCCTCGGCCGTGGCCTGCTGCGCCATCCAGGCTTCCCGATGCCGGCGAGACGTCGCCGTCTGATCACCGTGGGCGTCCAAGCGGTGGGCCCCATAGGTGCCCTTTACCGTGAAGCCATCGGGCAAGCCGCGATAGCCCTGCACGACTCGGCTGAGCGAGGTCTGCATCACGATCTGCAAGGCTTCCCCAGCCACCAGGGGCAGCCAGCGGTGCAGCGGCAGGGCCGCGTGGCTCAGCCGCCAGGCCTGCAGCAGTTCCTCGGGCTGGCCCAGGTAGAAGTCGTTCATCACGTGGTTGATCTCGCCGCGGTAGCCGAGCAGCGGGTACTCCAGGGCCAGGATCACCAGGTCGCCCGCCTCCGCTATCGCCAGGGTCTGGTTGAGGATCACCGGCAGCCCCAGCCCGGCATTCACGCCGAGGTTCACCGCGGGCCGCCGGAAGCTCTCTCCCAGCTGCGGCGAGTCGATGCCGAACATGGCGCTGGAGCCCCCCGCCACCAGCAGCCGAGGGGGCGGTAGGGCCTCGGCGCGGGCCTGCTTGTGGGCCCGGGCCTCGAGCACCCATTGATGGTCGGGATGGGGGTGGCCCAGCTGACCCGCCAGCGCCAGCAGCCAGGCGCCCAGCGCCAGGCCGATGCCCAGGGCGACGCCGCTCAGCAGTCGCCAGAGGGTGCCTTGGCCGGCTTCCGGTCGGCGCATGGATCGGCTCCTAGAACTGGAAATAGAGAAAGGCCTGCTCGGGCTGGGCATACAGCTGCTTGAGCACCAGGAACAGCAGCACGCCGCACAGGACGCCCACGCCCAGCAGGCAGTGGCGCGCCTGTCGCGGATCGTG
The Halomonas sp. H10-9-1 DNA segment above includes these coding regions:
- a CDS encoding undecaprenyl-phosphate glucose phosphotransferase; amino-acid sequence: MASASAASDWLRRGMRSFDATIALAVSWLTMHAMPYLDHTQGVEYPLLIVVGSLLLPACGELLGLYRPWRGRSLFTMLGVYAAGWLLTITIISLFLVVTHSATVYSRAWMGATALGVLGVGALLRSVLYLVLRRIRSRGRNLKRVLVIGTPENIARIQQRLDQQPFLGYRITRSLDDHAGEGDTHFKSVEELVRRSIFSRDFDEVWLAYPLAEGERVKRLAGALQAMPVDVRYFPDLSDVRLLNHRVTQVADMFSLDLNRSPLGGPMRWVKAVEDRLLGAILFIMFLPVMLIIYALVRWKMGGPVLFKQYRHGLDGKLFRIYKFRTMVHHPTKGTPQARPGDPRVTPLGSFLRRTSLDELPQLYNVLQGRMSLVGPRPHAEGHNEYYKDEIDIYMQRHRVKPGMTGWAQVNGLRGITQDISIMRKRVEYDLYYIDNWSLAFDIKILFMTVSRGFINHQP
- a CDS encoding mannose-1-phosphate guanylyltransferase/mannose-6-phosphate isomerase, with translation MPTPTRNAPLTPVILSGGSGSRLWPLSREHYPKQFQCLNRDDVSLLQETVLRLHGETGSAPPLVICNAAHRFLVAEQLQQIGCTPQRILLEPCARNTAPAVALAALQAAPEALLLVMPADHAIDDLDAFRAAVESGSVLAEAGRLVTFGITPERAHTGYGYIRRGEALGEGGYRVDAFVEKPDAERARSYLESGDYLWNSGIFLFRAERFLAELERLAPAMLTACRAALAAGREDLDFLRVDAEAFAACPSDSIDYAVMEHTREAAVVPMAPGWSDIGAWDAVHELQSRDAPDGNAVHGDVLLHATRNSLVHSHSRLVATVGVDDLVVVETEDAVLVADRHATQDIKRIVERLNQAGRSESRALPQVYRPWGHYRTLALTEGFQVKEIVVNPGQQLSLQMHHHRAEHWVVVQGTAKVTQSQGHGDTEQLSSFLLCEDESTYIPQGTLHRLENPGVIPLRLIEVQTGSYLGEDDIVRFDDAYGRS
- a CDS encoding glycosyltransferase, whose translation is MTWAGAEKVLDILLARFPHAELFTTVCFLDETQVTALRGRTIRTSFIQRLPGARRHYRRYLPLMPLAVEQFDLKGFDLILSSSHAVAKGVIPDPGAVHVCYCYSPMRYAWDMQHQYLRQTGARGLKGALMRWQLHKLRLWDFASAQRVDHFIAISHYIQRRIERFYRREAEVVYPPVETDRYRHDRPRENFYLAASRLVPYKRLDLVIEAFNRMPERELIVIGDGPERRRLEALAGPNVSLLGYQEDAVLIDHLERTRAFVFMAEEDFGILPVEAQAAGAPVIGYGVGGVAETVIDGVTGVHVPRQQAGALCQAVDMFEGRQTEDPGAFPSLACRESALRFARSVFDAELGKHLDEWLPQAPYAPPFSDANSASADLCQS
- a CDS encoding EAL domain-containing protein, which codes for MMTDQRDTLLQAGLYILLLASLMLGGVELLLLSPWSRTSTLPQLMSAGFAASIILISLGLLAVACGRPAVQRALSLVLALYALALGLLVATGEPSWWIDSSRVALGIIPLLLSLAWAVWCPPDTPARRRIWGLVALGCLVLGAAAFLRSLTGWYVTPGELQGNGWLMHIALVVLGVGMITLLQIRTRPRLRLPESAIVVGIIAVAFSLLGWLGAGWLVAYAAGRPEEWQQWLVVYHSSGILPALLGLSGLWFSYHLVVNRALLIGRVTQARRLELSEQRFRSLFSQSPDAVFALDPKGRLTDANPTAVALMRLDKPAWQGQYVGDLPMLEAAEPCEREALTAAFRRTLEGQATEQVLRLASPRGRRVFSVTLMPILVRGGVEGAFSVVKDLTERVHTAERLRLLERSIEASHNAVMIVDARHPNYAITYVNPAFTRMTGFVESEILGSSPEVLRGRGTRDIDVTRICQALDGGEPLGLTLRTHRRDGQPFWNQLYLSPVTDEGGTLTHFVGIMSDVTEHKEQQNQLAYQATHDTLTGLLNRATLNKRLSRALNQPRNATTQLAVMFIDLDEFKPINDTLGHQVGDEMLVQVATRLNQELRGGDLLARIGGDEFILLPSPLESVRHVEALAERLLRVLRRPFSVHGQLLHVTASIGISLAQDPASDPERLIQQADMAMYKAKQWGRNTYQFFSDDLDTALVQRVTLRNELQRAMEHDQLEVHYQPQVDAQGQAVGVEALVRWQHPERGLVPPADFIPLAEQTGQIVMLGNLVLEQACRDAAAWHRQGCLPGRISVNLSPTQFHRGGFLEHLQTLLAATQLPGSCLEMEITENSLLQDTESAIGVLQALTELGIATAIDDFGTGFSSLSYLSRLPIDKIKIDRTFIEALADSPRDAAICRAIVHLASEMSLRLVAEGIETADQFQALEAMGCPAYQGYYFARPMTAPAMQAFLKRRTLTAS
- a CDS encoding TolC family protein, with protein sequence MRRDRSRRLVALTPLALAVALSAQAQEPGAQEPAAQPPAGDEALSALAELEAAAEQSAQRPLPQLPLLVERAMQNDVDLSRQRYELQASEREIDKAWAQLKPQLSASASYQYQQGDNYYTDNPSYDPSNERVDPDNEARYEGTTRDTLWQVSLSQPLFSLERWRGVDRAEQQVDAAELDLALVERDLALSVSEAYLNAFTASRKLATLNAQQEALDLQVRQAQRAYELGVGDRINLLEAQSRFDQAIADAVQAENELDDALSELERLTGLRPDFGEAQLGEVDDVSLDELARDEQEWLASIGNNLDVLRAQAEQAIARSDTRVRRSGYYPELNLNLSYSDRASNDPFRESQDARASVQLEVPIYRGGYTTANVEQGELSAMAAQEALDNQRNLTAQEVRSRLRSLNGNSRRMEALKQAIESSQLFLEAAERGEQLGLRDLVDVLDARSSLYDQRIQFIDTLGRYAQDRLALEAAIGNLGTDDLQQTMRLLAQVVPTD
- a CDS encoding glycosyltransferase family 1 protein, translating into MAWRSDTVVSLVITAIPWRRASYIDEVTFAAMKLLTNLDCLQPPLTGIGHYTKQLAARLAGHPEVEAFRGLYRSRWLDGAQLHDWPPTGDPALAGGGGSAALRQRLRRIPGSYGLRHRLRTLRFASLTRRYADHVYWEPGLELMPFAGRRVATVYDLSHLAVRASHPPARIAYLRRQIDHTLRHADAIVTISRTMRREIAVYAGLQEADIAVAPPAAAAAFRPLEAATRDAVRQRLGLPPRYILSVGTLEPRKNLERLAQAYAALPGALRREWPLVCVGAKGWNDTSLSQELRRLEARGELLRLGYVAQQDLPLITASAGLMAYPSLYEGFGMPVVEAMACGVPVLTSRNTSMHEITGESAFLVEPGETESIRAVLETALEDAEARRRLGRQGIARAAYYDWQRSAEALLASLKGGAYGA